The sequence TGCCGGACCATGACCTCGGCGGCCGACCGGTTGAGCGTGGTCATGGCTCTCTCCGCCGCCGCGGCGGATTCCGCAGAAGCCCTCCCGACCTGGGCGGCCAGGGAAACGATCCCGGTGCCGAGCGGCTTGGTCAGAACCAGGACATCGCCGGGCCGGGCCCCGGCGTTGGTGACGATCGACGGGGCGTCGATGAGACCGGTCACGGCAAACCCGAATTTGACCTCCTCGTCGTTGATGCTGTGCCCTCCGAGGAGGATCGCTCCGGCCTCGGCCAGAACCTCCATGCCGCCCCGGAGGATTTCGGCCATGGCCTCGAGGGGGAGCCGTTCGACGGGAAAGCCGATGATGGACAGGGCTGTGACGGGCCGCCCGCCCATGGCGTAGACGTCGGAGAGGGAGTTGCAGGCGGCGATCCGTCCGAAGGTGCGGGGATCGTCGACGCCCGGCGTGAAGACATCCGTCGTCTGGACGATGAGAAGCTCCGGGGTGAGCGAGAAAACGCCGGCGTCGTCCGCGGTCGCCGTGCCCACGATCAGGCGGGGATCCTCGACCGCGGGCAGCTTCTTGAGGACTTCGTGGAGGTCTTTCTGGCTGATCTTGCTGGCGCATCCCGCATGCCTGACGAATTCGGTCAGCCGGACTTTTTCGCCTGCGGTTTCGGCCGGGACCCGCTCTCCGGCGCAGGTGCAGACATTTTTTTCCTTGAACAGGGAGCAGGGGCAGGATTGGCGGGGGTCGCAGACGCAGTGGCCGATCTTGATCGATCGGGCCATGACCCGTTTGCGCTTTTCTTTGGGATCCATGGCCGCTATCTTATCAAATCGCGCCGGGCCAGAACAGCCGCCCCGAGGGCGCCGGTGATTTGGGGGTCGGGAGGAATGCAAAGGTCGTCGAGGCGCGCTTCCCTTTTCAGGATTTCGACGATCCCCCGGTTGAGGGCCACGCCGCCCGTGAAGACGATGTCCTTTTCGAAACCGAACCTCCCGGCCATGCCCAGCGTCCGGCGGGCGATGGACCGGAACACGCCATGGAGGATCGTTTCGCGGGGAATGCCCTTGTGGAGAAGGCCGACGATCTCGGACTCGGCGAAGACGGCGCACATCGAGGAGATCTCGACGGACTCGGACGCGTCGAGAGCCAGGACGCCGGCCTCGTCGAGCGTCCGGCCGAGCATGGCCGCGACCATTTCGATGAATTTGCCGGTCCCGGCCGCACAGCGGTCGTTCATGGCGAAATCGAGAACCGCCCCGCCGCGCTCCACGCGGACGATCTTGGAATCCTGGGCGCCGATGTCGATGACGGTCCGGACTTCCGGAAACATGAAGGCCGCCCCCGCCGCATGACACAGGATTTCGGAGGCCGTCCGGTCGGCGCCCTCGAAGGCGTTTCGGCCGTAGCCCGTGGCCACGGTGCGGGCGACGCCGGAGGGGGGGATTCCGGCGGAGTTGAGGAGGGCGTCGTAGGCCCGCCGGGCGTTGTCCCGGGGCGCGGGGCCGGTCTCGGTCACGGACGAGGCAACGATCCGTCCGTCTTCGAGAAGGACGATGTCGATGCTGCGCGCCCCGATGTCGACGCCGGACGTCAGCACGGCGGCCTCACTTCGCCTTGAGCAACTCGGCAAAGGTATCAGTCCGGACCCGGAGCTGTTCGATGTCTTCGTCCGAATAATCGGTCACGATCTTGAGCGAGGGGATGTTCCTCTTGGCCAGGGCTTTCTCGACCGCCTTGGCCTCGATGTTGTAGCCGTGGCAATACTGCAGGACGGACTGGACGACGCCCCGGACGCGGAATTCTCCGGCCAGGGCGACAACGTTGTCCAGCCGCTCCGTATTGGGCGAAAAGCACGAGCAGTCGATGGAGAAATACCGGTCGGCCACGGCCTTCATGAGACCGTCGAGATCGGCCGGCTTCTCGTCGACGAGCTCGGTGTAGTAGCGAGTGCCGGTGCAGGATTCGTCGGCGACGATCATCATGCCGGAGGATTCGACGGCGAAGTGGACCTTGGCGAAGCCCAGCGGGGAGGGCGTTCCGGCGATCATGACCCGGGGACGGCCGTTCTCAGGGCCGTAGGCCGAAATTCCGGTCCCGGCCCGTTCCTCGCGAGCTCGTCGGCGAGGGCCTCGGCTTCTGCGGCGAACCGGGCCGTGTCCTGATTGAGGGCGACTTGGGAGACGAGGAGGGCGTCGAGACCGGAGATGGGCGGAGCCTCGAGCTTGCGGAAGGCGTTGATGCGCCGCAGGGCTTTGCGTTTGCGGTTCATGAGCTTGATGTTGGCGGCCAGCGCTTCGGCGGTGACGGGGATTCCCGAAAGAGTCTCCACCATGTCCTTGAAGGCGTAGACTTCCTGAAGCCAGAGTTCACGGTCCACGGCGTTCTTTTTCTGGGGGACTTCCATAACCTTGAATCCGAGGAGATCCCAGGCCTTTTTCTTGGCGTCGCAGGTCGTCTCGCCGACCGCGAAATCCTTGAGCTTCTTGTAGGGGCAGGTTCCGCTGAAGGCCAGGCCGAACGTCGAACGGATGATGGGGCAGATATCTCTGGGAAACATTTTGTCGGCGGAGTTGACCGACCATCCGGTTCCTCCGCAGAGGGGAAGGGGCCAGACGCCGGCGGCGAGAGCGATTTCGTCCGGGACATAGATGCAGAACGTGCCGATCGATTTTCCGCCCTGCTTGCGGAAGGCATGGATTTCGGCGACGCGTTCGGCGTGGCTGGCATGGAGGGCATGGTCGAAAAAGGCCATGCCTTTCGGGCGGTTCTTTTGGGAGAGATGGGTCTTTTCGTGGCTCCGGGCCATGACGGCCAGGAGCTCGTCGTGGAGGTCGATGTTGACTTCGAGTTCGGCCCAGAGTTTGCGGATGTCCGTTTTCACCCTCTTTTTGCTCCTTTCAGAAAACCGCCATCCGTTTGCAGCGGCGGCATTCTTTCGCGCCGGTTCCTGCAGAATATGGGGAGAATAATCCCGCGTGCGTGCCCTGTCAAGGATGCGCCTTGACATCCCCTCCCCCCGCCCTTAGAATACCGACTGGAATCCGTGTGGAAAGGCCGGTTATGGAAAAAGCCCCCGACTTCTATACTCTCGAGAAACATATCATCGCCCTTAAGGGCCGGATCGACGTCATCGAGGAAAGCGACGACGCCGGCAAGAAGGAAAAGATCGACCGGCTGCGCGCGGAAATCGAAAAGGAATGGGAAAAGATCCGGCCCGGCGTGACCACCCTCAACATCGTCCAGATCGCCCGCCACCCCAAACGCCCCTACACCCTCGACTATATCGACGCCCTCTTTCAGGATTTCATGGAAATGCACGGTGACCGCCGCTTCGCCGACGACAAAGCCATCGTCGCCGGATTGGCCTTTTACAAGGGCCGGACCGTCGCCGTGATCGGCCACCAGAAGGGGCGCACGACCAAGACCCGGATCGAAAGGAATTTCGGCCAGCCCAACCCCGAAGGCTACCGCAAAGCCCTTCGGGTCATGCAGACGGCCGAGAAGTTCGGCTTCCCCGTCATAACGCTGATCGACACGCCCGGGGCTTATCCCGGCATCGGAGGCGAGGAGCGGGGCCAGGCCGAAGCCATCGCCTATAACCTGAAAATCATCTCCACCCTGCGCACGCCCATCGTCAATGTCGTCATCGGCGAAGGCGGAAGCGGCGGCGGACTGGGCATCGGCTTCGGCGATCAGCTCATGATGCTCGAACATTCATTCTATTCCGTGATCTCCCCTGAAGGCTGCGCCGCCATTCTGTGGAAGGATCAGAGCGCCATGGAGAAGGCGGCCGAAAATCTGGGCATCCGCGCCGAAATCCTGCTCAAGCTCGGCATCATCGACAAAATCATTCCCGAACCTCCGGGCGGCGCCCATATCGACCCTGAAACGACCTTTCGAAACGTCGACCGTTATGTCGGCCAGGCCCTCAAACACCTGTCCGAAAAATCCCTGGAAGACCTTCTCGCAGAGCGCTACCAAAAAATCCGCAGACAGGGCGCCTTCGTCGAAGAGTGAGCGGAACGGTGATCTCCGCCGTCAAGGGAACCAAAGACATCCTGCCGGGCGAAATCGCGGCCTGGCAAAAGGCCGAGTCGGCGGCCAAAGCCCTCTTTGAACTCTACGGCTATCGCGAACTCCGGGCCCCGGTTTTCGAGATGACCGAGCTTTTTGAGAAGGGAACAGGCACGACATCCGACATCGTCACCAAGGAGATGTACACCTTCACGGACAAGGGCGGCCGTTCGGTGACCTTGCGTCCGGAATACACGCCCTCGGTTGTCCGGGCGGCGATCGAACACAGCCTCCATTTGAAACCCGAACCGATGCGCTTCTATTTCATCGGGCCGATGTTCCGGTACGACAAGCCGCAGAAGGGCCGTTACCGCCAGTTTCACCAGATCGACGTCGAGGTTTTCGGCGAAAAGGACGCCGCCGTCGACGCCGAACTCATCTCCATCGCCCGCGAACTCCTGGAAAAACTCGGCGTCGGGGAAACCGAAACCCTGATCAACTCGGTCGGCTGCCGGGCCTGCCGTCCGGCCTACAGCGCGGCGATGCGGGAGGCGGCCGGGTCGCGTCTCGAATCGCTCTGTCCCGACTGCCGTCGCAAGGCCGAACTGAACCCCCTGCGGATTTTTGACTGCAAGGTCGAATCCTGCCGGGCCGAGGCCGCCGGTTTCCCCCGGATCACGGATCACATTTGCGGCGAATGCCGGGCTCATTTCGAAGAGCTTCAGGCCTGTCTCGACACTCTCGGGCTGAAATACACAGTCGAACCCCGCCTTGTCCGCGGCCTCGACTATTACACCCGGACGACCTTCGAAATCACGGCCGCAGGCCTCGGCGCCCAGAACTCCCTTCTCGGCGGCGGGCGCTACGACGACATGATCAAGAACTTCGGCGGCCCCGATCTCGCCGCGACCGGATTCGCCATGGGCATGGAACGACTCCTGGCCGTGGTCCCGCCTCCCTTGGAGGAGCGCCGCGTCGTGTATCTCGCTCCCATCGGGCGAGAGGCCTTGAGGGCGTCTCTCGATATCGCCCGTTTTTTCCGCCGTAACGGCATCGAGTGCCTCCTCGAATTCAAGGACAAGGGACTGAAATCCCATTTGGGCCGCGCCGCCCGCCTCAATGCCGCCTGGGCCCTGATCATCGGGGATGACGAGCTGGCGAGCGGACGTCTCAAGCTCAAGGATATGGCCACGGGTGAGCAGCGCGAAGGCCGCCGGGAGGAACTTCTCGAAATCTTGTTCCGGCAACCCTAGCCGGAAGAGCTCGCGAAACGCGGCTATCGAGGAGCCAAAGCCATGGGGCCCTCCCGGAGAGCCGGCGGGATGAAGGATAAAAAGATGAACGAAAAACGCACTCACTCCTGCGGGGATCTCCGCGCATCGGACGCCGGCCGCGACGTTCTTCTGGCCGGATGGGTTCAGCGCGTCCGGGACATGGGGACACTCGTGTTCGTCGATCTCCGGGACCGCGAAGGCCTGACCCAAATCGTCTTCGGGCCGGAGCGGCCCGATCTCCGCGATGAAGCCAAGACGCTGAGACCGGAGTTCGTCGTCTCCATCCAGGGCAAGGTCCGGCTACGGGCGGAGGGAGGCCGGAATCCCAAGATGGCCACGGGAGAGATCGAAGTCGAAGCCTCGGCGCTCACGGTCCTCAACACTGCAGACGTCCCGCCCTTCGTCATCACGGATCCCCTCCAGGCGAGTGAAGAGCTGCGTTTCAAATACCGGTATCTCGATCTCCGCCGCCCGTCCATGCAGAAAAACCTCCGCCTCCGCCATGACGCGGCCCTGGCCGTCCGCAACCACCTGAGCGGCCGCGGCTTTCTCGAAATCGAAACGCCCTTTCTGACGAAATCCACGCCCGAGGGAGCCCGCGACTATCTCGTCCCCAGCCGCGTTCACAAGGGCCGCTTCTACGCCCTGCCCCAATCGCCCCAGCTCTTCAAACAGATGCTCATGATCGCAGGGGCAGACAAGTATTTTCAGGTCGTCCGCTGTTTCCGAGACGAAGATCTCCGGGCCGACCGCCAGCCGGAGTTCACCCAGATCGACATCGAGATGAGTTTCGCCGGCCGCGAAGACGTCTTCGCGCTCATCGAGGGGCTCATGGCCGAGGTCTTCGCCCTCACCGGGCAGAAGATCGAAACGCCCTTCCCCCGGCTTTCCCACCGGGAGGCCATGGACGGCTACGGATCGGACAAGCCCGACCTGCGGGCCGGGATGAAAATCCGGGATCTCACGGAGATCGCCGCCGGGACGGATTCTGAAATCCTCATGAAGGCAGTGGGCGAGGGCGGATGCGTCAAGGGTTTTGTCGTCGAAGGCGGGGGAGCCTTATCCCGAACCCGCATCGACAAGCTGAACCTCCGGGCCCGGGAACTCGGCGGCCGCGGTGTCGCCTGGATCAAAAGAGCGGCGGCGCCCGAAGAGGGTCTGAAATCCTCCCTGAAAATGGCCGCCGAAGGACTTCGGGCCCTCTGGGAAAAACTCGAAGCCGGCGAGCCGGATCTGGCCCTTGTCGTCGCCGATACCGAAGAGACGGCGCTTCGCGTCCTCGGTGAAATCCGGCGGGATTTCATCCTCGAGCGGGTCAAGAAAAAAAATGCCTATGCCTTCACCTGGGTCACCGACTTCCCGCTTTTCGAATGGAGCGATGAGGAACGGAAGCTCGTCGCCGTCCACCATCCGTTCACTTCCCCCCATCCCGACGACATCGGACGCCTGGAATCCGACCCCCGCTCGGTCCGCGCTCTGGCCTACGACATCGTGCTCAACGGCTACGAAATCGGCGGCGGTTCGATCCGAATTCACGACCGGAGTCTGCAAAACCGGATCTTCAAAACGCTCGGGCTCGGCGAGGAGGAAGCGCGGGAGAAGTTCGGCTTTTTCCTGGATGCGCTCGGCTACGGCACGCCGCCCCACGGCGGGATCGCGCTGGGTTTCGACCGCATCGCCATGCTGCTCGCCGGCGAGGAGTCCATCCGCGAGGTCATTCCCTTTCCGAAGACGACAAGCGCGCTGTGCCTCCTGACCGGAAGCCCTTCACCCGTCTCAGAACGGCAGCTTGCCGATCTGGGCCTGAAAATCAAGAATTCGGGTTAATATTCTCTTGACTATTCAGTTTATTTCGTGTTTATTAGTATTGATAGCAACGGCCCAAGCCTCTCGCCCTTGATTCAAGCGTGCCTTAGAGGCACCGCGAGAGGAACGGGCCATTTTTATTGGGGGTGAGATGGCAAATAAGTTTTCAATAATTCTGGATGGGGGATTTGTCACCAAGAAACTCCAACAAAAACTTCTTCGTTACCCAAGAGCATCCGACATTCAAGAAGTATGCCGACGGATAATGGAATCCTCGCAACTTGAAAGCCTCAATCTGCTCAGAATATTTTATTATGATGCTCCTCCCTTGCAAAAAATTGTAAGAAATCCAATTGATGGGTATATCCTCGATTTAGGTTGCACCAAGCGATCGCGTGAAGCGACTTCTTTACAGGAAACACTTGATCTCTCGCCGAATTTTGCAGTTCGTCGTGGTGAAATCCTTTTTCAGGGCTGGAAGTTGGGAGGCGCAGCCGTTAAAGCAATTCAAAAGGCTCCAAGAACACCAACTGCAAAAGATTTTATCCCCGACATCAAGCAAAAAGGGGTTGACCTTCGTATCGGACTGGATATTGCATGGATGGCGCTAAAGCGACTCGTTGATACGATTGTTGTCGTAGCCGGAGATGTCGACCTTGTCCCTTCATTCAAGCTTGCTCGAAAAGAAGGAGTTCGAATTATTCTGGATCATCTCGGACATCCGGTATCCCGCGACCTTAAAGTCCATGTTGATGTCATTCTTCATCAATAACAAGCATTACGTGTGAAGGAGGCGGTGGGCCGCCGCGAGTTTATCCGGAATCCGGAGACTCTGCGGGCAATGCGGCAGGCATGTCCCGCAGGCGGCACAGGCGTCGGCGCGCCGGTCGAGCCCGGCGTAGAGCGCCCGGGCCTTGCCGCGGTCGCCGTCGTCGAGCGCATAGCGTTCGAAGCGCAGGATCTCGGTGATCGGGACGTTCTGCGGGCAGTGGGGCTGGCAGCAAGTGCACAAGCGGCAGGCCGTCTCGTCGGCCCGGGCCGTCATCATGGCGATGGCCCGGTTGTCGCCGGCGGTCAGGCTTTTTCCCGCACCGGAATAGGTCTCGACGAATTCGTCCAGATTGCGGACGCGGATGACCGCGGCATCGAGCCGCGTGGCCGTTGTCAGCCAGCGGGCCAGGGCGTTGTGCGGCGCGACACCGGGCGGCAGGGAGGCCATGAAGGCCGCGTCTTCTTTCATCCGCCCGATTCCCCGGGCCGTCTTCATGGCGATCGTGCCGAAGCCTTTGCTCTGCGCGAGTTCGAGAAACGCATCGATTTCCGGATCGGCGCCGTAGGAGTAGATGATCTGAGCGTGTTCGTAGAGCCCTTCTTCAACAACGGCGGTCAGGACTTCGGCGGCGCTTTCGCCGTGCGGCACTTTTTTGTTTCCGGCATAACCATGCTGGGAAATGCAGAGATGCATGACCAGCCCCTCTTTTTTCAACCGTTCGAAGGCGCGGACGAATCCCTTGTTGTTCTTGACCTCGTCCACATTGTGATATCCGTAGTGGAACTGCATATCGTCGTAATAGCCGAGTCCCGTGTCTTTCAGGGATTGCCTGACGAATTTATAGTGCGATTCCTCATCGATCCGGCCTGTTTCGTGATTCCCGGCGATGCGGTCGACGTTGACCTGGCAGATGTGGGCTTCGCGATTCTTTTTGACATCGTCCGGAACGCCCGTTCGGGCCCACCGGTTGGCCTTGTGCCAGTAGTTCATGCCGCAGAGAATCCCGGCCGCCGTGGGAAACGGCGCAAAATCCGCGCCGCCGATCATGATGGAGACCTCCCGCTTGCTGTAGCCGAGAGGCCGTCGCGGGAAGCGCCCCACCTTGTTGGCGGCTTCCTCGACCGTGAGGGCGGCGGATTCCGCATGGGCTCGT comes from Acidobacteriota bacterium and encodes:
- a CDS encoding acyl-CoA dehydratase activase gives rise to the protein MLTSGVDIGARSIDIVLLEDGRIVASSVTETGPAPRDNARRAYDALLNSAGIPPSGVARTVATGYGRNAFEGADRTASEILCHAAGAAFMFPEVRTVIDIGAQDSKIVRVERGGAVLDFAMNDRCAAGTGKFIEMVAAMLGRTLDEAGVLALDASESVEISSMCAVFAESEIVGLLHKGIPRETILHGVFRSIARRTLGMAGRFGFEKDIVFTGGVALNRGIVEILKREARLDDLCIPPDPQITGALGAAVLARRDLIR
- a CDS encoding acetyl-CoA carboxylase carboxyltransferase subunit alpha; amino-acid sequence: MEKAPDFYTLEKHIIALKGRIDVIEESDDAGKKEKIDRLRAEIEKEWEKIRPGVTTLNIVQIARHPKRPYTLDYIDALFQDFMEMHGDRRFADDKAIVAGLAFYKGRTVAVIGHQKGRTTKTRIERNFGQPNPEGYRKALRVMQTAEKFGFPVITLIDTPGAYPGIGGEERGQAEAIAYNLKIISTLRTPIVNVVIGEGGSGGGLGIGFGDQLMMLEHSFYSVISPEGCAAILWKDQSAMEKAAENLGIRAEILLKLGIIDKIIPEPPGGAHIDPETTFRNVDRYVGQALKHLSEKSLEDLLAERYQKIRRQGAFVEE
- the hisS gene encoding histidine--tRNA ligase; translation: MSGTVISAVKGTKDILPGEIAAWQKAESAAKALFELYGYRELRAPVFEMTELFEKGTGTTSDIVTKEMYTFTDKGGRSVTLRPEYTPSVVRAAIEHSLHLKPEPMRFYFIGPMFRYDKPQKGRYRQFHQIDVEVFGEKDAAVDAELISIARELLEKLGVGETETLINSVGCRACRPAYSAAMREAAGSRLESLCPDCRRKAELNPLRIFDCKVESCRAEAAGFPRITDHICGECRAHFEELQACLDTLGLKYTVEPRLVRGLDYYTRTTFEITAAGLGAQNSLLGGGRYDDMIKNFGGPDLAATGFAMGMERLLAVVPPPLEERRVVYLAPIGREALRASLDIARFFRRNGIECLLEFKDKGLKSHLGRAARLNAAWALIIGDDELASGRLKLKDMATGEQREGRREELLEILFRQP
- a CDS encoding NYN domain-containing protein: MANKFSIILDGGFVTKKLQQKLLRYPRASDIQEVCRRIMESSQLESLNLLRIFYYDAPPLQKIVRNPIDGYILDLGCTKRSREATSLQETLDLSPNFAVRRGEILFQGWKLGGAAVKAIQKAPRTPTAKDFIPDIKQKGVDLRIGLDIAWMALKRLVDTIVVVAGDVDLVPSFKLARKEGVRIILDHLGHPVSRDLKVHVDVILHQ
- a CDS encoding aldo/keto reductase; its protein translation is MTQKGRIKRRDFIKGSAAAVAVGMAGGLHGRAHAESAALTVEEAANKVGRFPRRPLGYSKREVSIMIGGADFAPFPTAAGILCGMNYWHKANRWARTGVPDDVKKNREAHICQVNVDRIAGNHETGRIDEESHYKFVRQSLKDTGLGYYDDMQFHYGYHNVDEVKNNKGFVRAFERLKKEGLVMHLCISQHGYAGNKKVPHGESAAEVLTAVVEEGLYEHAQIIYSYGADPEIDAFLELAQSKGFGTIAMKTARGIGRMKEDAAFMASLPPGVAPHNALARWLTTATRLDAAVIRVRNLDEFVETYSGAGKSLTAGDNRAIAMMTARADETACRLCTCCQPHCPQNVPITEILRFERYALDDGDRGKARALYAGLDRRADACAACGTCLPHCPQSLRIPDKLAAAHRLLHT
- a CDS encoding 2-hydroxyacyl-CoA dehydratase family protein: MIAGTPSPLGFAKVHFAVESSGMMIVADESCTGTRYYTELVDEKPADLDGLMKAVADRYFSIDCSCFSPNTERLDNVVALAGEFRVRGVVQSVLQYCHGYNIEAKAVEKALAKRNIPSLKIVTDYSDEDIEQLRVRTDTFAELLKAK
- the aspS gene encoding aspartate--tRNA ligase, which translates into the protein MNEKRTHSCGDLRASDAGRDVLLAGWVQRVRDMGTLVFVDLRDREGLTQIVFGPERPDLRDEAKTLRPEFVVSIQGKVRLRAEGGRNPKMATGEIEVEASALTVLNTADVPPFVITDPLQASEELRFKYRYLDLRRPSMQKNLRLRHDAALAVRNHLSGRGFLEIETPFLTKSTPEGARDYLVPSRVHKGRFYALPQSPQLFKQMLMIAGADKYFQVVRCFRDEDLRADRQPEFTQIDIEMSFAGREDVFALIEGLMAEVFALTGQKIETPFPRLSHREAMDGYGSDKPDLRAGMKIRDLTEIAAGTDSEILMKAVGEGGCVKGFVVEGGGALSRTRIDKLNLRARELGGRGVAWIKRAAAPEEGLKSSLKMAAEGLRALWEKLEAGEPDLALVVADTEETALRVLGEIRRDFILERVKKKNAYAFTWVTDFPLFEWSDEERKLVAVHHPFTSPHPDDIGRLESDPRSVRALAYDIVLNGYEIGGGSIRIHDRSLQNRIFKTLGLGEEEAREKFGFFLDALGYGTPPHGGIALGFDRIAMLLAGEESIREVIPFPKTTSALCLLTGSPSPVSERQLADLGLKIKNSG
- a CDS encoding 2-hydroxyacyl-CoA dehydratase family protein; translation: MKTDIRKLWAELEVNIDLHDELLAVMARSHEKTHLSQKNRPKGMAFFDHALHASHAERVAEIHAFRKQGGKSIGTFCIYVPDEIALAAGVWPLPLCGGTGWSVNSADKMFPRDICPIIRSTFGLAFSGTCPYKKLKDFAVGETTCDAKKKAWDLLGFKVMEVPQKKNAVDRELWLQEVYAFKDMVETLSGIPVTAEALAANIKLMNRKRKALRRINAFRKLEAPPISGLDALLVSQVALNQDTARFAAEAEALADELARNGPGPEFRPTALRTAVPGS